Proteins from one Pseudarthrobacter sp. BIM B-2242 genomic window:
- a CDS encoding cell division protein SepF, giving the protein MAGALRKTMIYLGLADGDEHYESEHTTTRKDEDESMEADREERRAPAPVREVSRESSDAPEEEYRAPVTPIKRAASSREETSGLRQITTIHPRSYNDAKLIGESFRDGIPVIMNVTDMGEADAKRLVDFSAGLVFGLRGSIERVTNKVFLLSPSYIEVIGDDKKVSETQASFFNQS; this is encoded by the coding sequence ATGGCCGGCGCTCTGCGCAAGACAATGATCTATCTTGGGCTCGCCGACGGCGATGAACACTACGAGTCCGAGCACACCACAACACGTAAGGACGAGGACGAATCCATGGAAGCTGACCGCGAGGAACGCCGGGCCCCGGCACCGGTACGCGAAGTCAGCCGTGAATCGTCGGACGCCCCTGAAGAGGAATACCGCGCACCTGTGACCCCCATCAAGCGTGCGGCCTCGAGCCGCGAAGAGACCTCCGGGCTGCGGCAGATCACCACGATCCACCCGCGGTCCTACAATGACGCCAAGCTCATCGGTGAAAGCTTCCGTGACGGAATTCCCGTCATCATGAACGTCACTGATATGGGCGAAGCGGACGCTAAGCGCCTCGTAGACTTCTCCGCGGGACTCGTATTCGGTCTCCGCGGCAGCATCGAACGGGTTACGAACAAGGTCTTCCTGCTCTCCCCCTCGTACATTGAGGTCATCGGCGACGACAAGAAGGTCAGTGAGACCCAGGCCAGCTTTTTCAATCAAAGTTAG
- a CDS encoding DivIVA domain-containing protein, producing MALTPEDVVNKRFQPTKFREGYDQDEVDDFLDEIVVELRRLNQENDELRKKLAESGSAVPASSAAAAPVVEKVPAPVKEEKAEAPAKAEVVAKAPEAAKKKEAEPVAAAAAVPAAAPAPAAGSSVSAESAAGLLAMAQQMHDRHVADGQSQKDKIIAEAQIEASSLVNDAQEKSRKILGALEQQRSVLERKVEQLRGFERDYRSRLKAYIEGQLRDLDARGSVAAPEVEAN from the coding sequence ATGGCTTTGACGCCAGAAGACGTTGTCAACAAGCGCTTTCAGCCGACCAAGTTCCGCGAAGGCTACGATCAGGATGAAGTTGACGACTTCCTGGACGAAATCGTTGTGGAACTTCGGCGCCTGAACCAGGAGAACGACGAACTCCGCAAGAAGCTTGCCGAGTCCGGTTCCGCCGTGCCGGCCAGCTCCGCTGCTGCCGCCCCTGTGGTTGAGAAGGTCCCCGCGCCCGTCAAGGAAGAAAAGGCTGAAGCTCCGGCGAAGGCCGAGGTCGTGGCGAAGGCGCCCGAGGCTGCCAAGAAGAAGGAAGCCGAGCCTGTGGCCGCCGCTGCAGCCGTTCCGGCTGCAGCCCCCGCCCCGGCCGCCGGAAGCAGCGTCTCCGCCGAGTCCGCTGCCGGCCTGCTCGCCATGGCGCAGCAGATGCACGACCGCCACGTCGCCGATGGCCAGTCCCAGAAGGACAAGATCATTGCTGAGGCCCAGATCGAGGCCAGCAGCCTCGTCAACGATGCCCAGGAGAAGTCCCGCAAGATCCTCGGCGCCCTGGAGCAGCAGCGCTCCGTCCTGGAGCGCAAGGTCGAGCAGCTCCGCGGCTTCGAACGCGATTACCGTTCACGCCTGAAGGCCTACATTGAAGGCCAGCTGCGCGATCTGGACGCCCGCGGTTCGGTCGCGGCCCCTGAGGTCGAAGCGAACTAG
- the ftsZ gene encoding cell division protein FtsZ, producing MAAPQNYLAVIKVVGIGGGGVNAVNRMIEVGLRGVEFIAINTDAQALLMSDADVKLDVGRELTRGLGAGANPEVGKQAAEDHADEIEEVIRGADMVFVTAGEGGGTGTGGAPVVARIARSLGALTIGVVTRPFTFEGRRRAGSAEAGIDALRDEVDTLIVIPNDRLLSISDRNVSVLDAFRSADQVLLSGVQGITDLITTPGLINLDFADVKSVMQGAGSALMGIGSARGEDRAVKAAELAIASPLLEASIDGAHGVLLSIQGGSDLGLFEINEAARLVQEVAHPEANIIFGAVIDDALGDEARVTVIAAGFDDVKATSPSMDQSQPQVAPQRPAAAPAPAQAPTSGGGSHQLNAQPVHAGVGSSGLSNWGQQRPSAVPADSGFDVDLPSVVEPDLSGNRSDDLDVPDFLK from the coding sequence CGCAGTCAACCGCATGATCGAGGTCGGCCTCCGTGGTGTCGAGTTCATCGCTATCAACACGGATGCACAGGCACTGTTGATGAGCGACGCCGACGTCAAACTCGATGTCGGCCGCGAGCTGACCCGCGGTCTCGGCGCCGGCGCCAATCCTGAGGTCGGCAAGCAGGCTGCGGAGGACCACGCTGACGAGATCGAAGAAGTCATTCGTGGCGCAGACATGGTCTTTGTGACCGCCGGCGAAGGTGGCGGCACCGGCACCGGCGGCGCGCCGGTTGTAGCACGCATCGCCCGTTCCCTTGGGGCGCTGACCATCGGCGTGGTTACCAGGCCGTTCACCTTTGAAGGCCGCCGGCGCGCGGGCTCGGCAGAGGCCGGCATTGATGCGCTGCGCGACGAAGTCGACACCCTGATCGTGATCCCCAACGACAGGCTCCTGTCCATCAGCGACCGCAACGTCTCCGTTCTGGACGCTTTCCGCTCGGCCGACCAGGTCCTGCTCTCCGGTGTCCAGGGCATCACAGACCTCATCACCACCCCCGGCCTGATCAACCTTGACTTCGCCGACGTCAAGTCAGTCATGCAGGGTGCAGGCTCGGCCCTCATGGGCATCGGCTCCGCCCGTGGCGAGGACCGTGCCGTGAAGGCGGCCGAACTGGCCATTGCCTCCCCGCTGCTTGAAGCCTCCATCGACGGCGCGCACGGTGTCCTGCTGTCCATTCAGGGCGGATCGGACCTCGGCCTGTTCGAAATCAACGAAGCCGCCCGCCTGGTCCAGGAAGTTGCTCACCCAGAAGCCAACATCATCTTCGGCGCCGTGATCGATGACGCCCTCGGCGACGAGGCCCGTGTCACTGTCATCGCTGCAGGCTTCGACGACGTCAAGGCCACCTCGCCGTCCATGGACCAGTCCCAGCCCCAGGTGGCCCCGCAGCGGCCCGCCGCGGCTCCCGCCCCGGCCCAGGCGCCTACCTCGGGCGGCGGCAGCCACCAGCTGAACGCTCAGCCCGTCCACGCCGGCGTGGGTTCGTCCGGACTGAGCAACTGGGGCCAGCAGCGTCCGTCAGCGGTCCCGGCCGACTCAGGTTTCGACGTCGACCTCCCCTCAGTGGTGGAGCCGGATCTCTCGGGGAACCGCTCGGACGATCTGGATGTCCCCGACTTCCTGAAGTAG
- a CDS encoding RluA family pseudouridine synthase codes for MPERVVVAEEFGGTRADAGLAGLMGISRSLAATLIAEGNVVSRGKKLGKSARLAAGDVLEVTVPERRDPLEVVEEVVEGLKILLDDDDFVVVDKPVGVAAHPSPGWVGPTVVGGLAGAGYRISTSGAPERVGIVHRLDVGTSGVMVVAKTERAYTALKRAFKERTVDKVYHAVVQGLPDPLEGTIDAPIGRHPGHDWRFAVIEDGRPSITHYEVLEAFGKATLVEVHLETGRTHQIRVHFAALRHPCAGDLTYGADPRLAATLGLTRQWLHARQLGFDHPVTGERVTVTSEYPQDLAFALEVLESGEA; via the coding sequence ATGCCTGAGCGCGTGGTGGTGGCGGAGGAATTCGGCGGAACACGGGCCGACGCCGGGCTCGCCGGGCTGATGGGGATTTCCCGTTCCCTGGCGGCGACCCTCATTGCCGAAGGCAATGTGGTCAGCCGCGGCAAGAAGCTGGGCAAGTCCGCGCGCCTTGCCGCGGGTGATGTCCTGGAAGTGACGGTGCCTGAACGACGGGACCCGCTCGAAGTGGTGGAGGAAGTTGTGGAAGGCCTGAAGATCCTGCTCGACGACGACGACTTTGTTGTGGTGGACAAGCCCGTAGGGGTCGCCGCGCACCCTTCGCCCGGCTGGGTGGGACCCACGGTAGTGGGCGGGCTCGCCGGGGCGGGATACCGCATCTCGACGTCGGGGGCACCTGAGCGCGTGGGCATCGTCCACAGGCTCGACGTCGGGACGTCCGGTGTGATGGTGGTGGCCAAGACCGAGCGCGCCTATACGGCACTGAAGCGGGCCTTCAAGGAACGCACCGTGGACAAGGTCTACCACGCGGTGGTCCAGGGGCTGCCGGACCCCCTGGAAGGCACCATCGACGCGCCGATCGGCCGCCACCCCGGCCACGACTGGCGCTTCGCGGTGATCGAGGACGGCCGGCCGTCCATTACGCACTACGAAGTCCTGGAAGCCTTCGGCAAGGCAACCCTGGTGGAAGTGCACCTCGAGACAGGCCGCACGCATCAGATCCGCGTGCACTTTGCCGCCCTGCGCCACCCCTGCGCCGGCGACCTGACCTACGGGGCTGATCCCCGCCTGGCCGCAACCCTGGGCCTGACCCGCCAATGGCTGCATGCACGCCAGCTCGGCTTTGACCACCCTGTCACCGGCGAACGCGTGACCGTCACCAGCGAGTACCCGCAGGACCTTGCCTTCGCCCTGGAAGTCCTGGAGTCGGGCGAAGCCTAG
- a CDS encoding YggT family protein: MGIVFGLVYIVLLLFFVALIIRLVFDWVQMFAREWRPRGVALVAAHTVYSMTDPPLKGLRRVIPPLRLGGVTLDLGFLVLFIAVSIAMAVTRGFA, translated from the coding sequence ATGGGAATTGTTTTCGGACTTGTCTATATCGTCCTCCTGCTGTTCTTCGTGGCGCTGATCATCCGTCTGGTCTTCGACTGGGTCCAGATGTTCGCCAGGGAGTGGCGTCCCCGCGGCGTTGCCCTCGTGGCCGCCCACACCGTGTATTCCATGACCGATCCGCCGCTCAAGGGGCTCCGCAGGGTCATTCCTCCGCTGCGGCTCGGCGGCGTGACCCTGGACCTCGGTTTCCTGGTCCTTTTCATCGCGGTGAGCATCGCAATGGCCGTGACCAGGGGTTTCGCGTAA
- the lspA gene encoding signal peptidase II yields MTDDLAADAAHPVPSTPRPGKTLLLSLFAGFAVFAYVFDQLTKVWVTSTMVEGERIAVLPPLLHWYFIRNSGAAFSIGENVTWVFSIIMAGVSIAILFQVRKLGSAWWALALGLLLGGALGNLTDRLFREPSFGMGHVVDFIQLPNFAIFNIADSAVVSAVSIICILTLRGISLDGTRHVAAPKEKADDA; encoded by the coding sequence ATGACTGACGATCTTGCCGCCGACGCCGCGCACCCGGTTCCCTCTACGCCCCGCCCAGGGAAGACGCTCCTCCTGTCCCTTTTCGCTGGCTTCGCAGTGTTCGCTTACGTCTTTGACCAGCTGACCAAAGTCTGGGTGACGTCCACCATGGTGGAGGGGGAGCGCATCGCCGTGCTGCCGCCGCTCCTGCACTGGTACTTCATTCGGAATTCCGGCGCGGCCTTCTCCATCGGCGAGAACGTGACCTGGGTGTTTTCCATCATCATGGCCGGGGTTTCCATCGCCATCCTGTTCCAGGTGCGCAAGCTGGGCTCGGCCTGGTGGGCCCTGGCGTTGGGCCTTCTGCTGGGTGGTGCCCTGGGCAACCTGACAGACCGGCTTTTCCGGGAACCCTCGTTTGGCATGGGCCATGTGGTGGACTTCATCCAGCTGCCTAATTTCGCGATCTTCAACATCGCCGATTCCGCGGTGGTCTCCGCCGTATCCATCATTTGTATCCTGACGTTGAGGGGCATCTCGCTGGACGGTACACGGCACGTGGCCGCCCCCAAGGAAAAGGCTGACGATGCCTGA
- a CDS encoding YggS family pyridoxal phosphate-dependent enzyme, which produces MTERLLDPADRMSELAERLAAVQRRIDAAAAAAGRAGGPPTLIVVTKFHPAADIARLAALGVRDVGENRDQEASAKAAELADLGLNWHFVGQLQSKKAKSVAKYAHALHSVDRPGLVDGLQRAVAAEQDRTGREALRCFIQVSLDADAGAHRGGAAPDDVPHLADLLASAGALELAGVMAVAPLGGSPEAAFEKLAAISASLVARHPGATAISAGMSQDLEAAIRFGATHLRIGSDILGSRPAVG; this is translated from the coding sequence ATGACTGAGCGATTGTTGGATCCCGCGGATCGGATGTCCGAACTCGCGGAGCGGCTCGCAGCCGTTCAGCGGCGCATTGACGCTGCCGCCGCGGCCGCCGGGCGGGCCGGTGGGCCGCCCACGCTGATTGTGGTCACCAAGTTCCATCCGGCCGCAGACATCGCGCGGCTCGCTGCCCTGGGCGTGCGTGACGTCGGCGAGAACAGGGACCAGGAAGCCTCAGCCAAGGCAGCGGAACTGGCAGACCTTGGACTCAACTGGCATTTCGTCGGCCAGCTGCAAAGCAAAAAAGCCAAGTCGGTTGCGAAATATGCTCACGCCCTCCATTCCGTGGACAGGCCGGGACTGGTTGACGGCCTCCAGCGGGCCGTGGCGGCGGAACAGGACAGGACCGGCCGGGAAGCCCTGCGGTGCTTCATCCAGGTCAGTCTTGACGCCGACGCCGGTGCCCACCGCGGCGGTGCCGCGCCGGATGACGTGCCGCATTTGGCCGACCTGCTGGCCTCGGCCGGAGCACTGGAACTCGCCGGCGTCATGGCGGTGGCGCCGTTGGGTGGCAGCCCGGAGGCAGCGTTCGAAAAGCTTGCTGCCATCTCAGCGTCCCTGGTGGCCCGGCACCCGGGTGCCACGGCCATCTCGGCAGGCATGAGCCAGGACCTCGAAGCGGCAATCCGGTTCGGGGCGACACACCTGCGAATCGGTTCCGATATTCTCGGATCGCGTCCCGCCGTGGGGTAG
- a CDS encoding polyphenol oxidase family protein, translated as MFLWRAEVSPGVSVAFTDTRAGNLALHVGDNAGDVLRRRRELEHAAGLATGSLRFMEQVHGTAVEVMESGTPAPTADAMVSRGLPLAVMVADCIPVVLVGEGPEGPVLAAVHAGRPGIANGILPAAVRRMQAEGATAIRAWLGPSICGSCYEVPAELRAQVARQVPSTSATTSWGTPALDLPAGARTQLERAGVVIEYAGPCTLENDSLYSYRRSSTTGRFAGLVWSHD; from the coding sequence TTGTTCCTTTGGCGGGCTGAAGTCTCACCCGGTGTGAGTGTGGCGTTCACGGACACCCGCGCCGGCAACCTGGCCCTTCACGTCGGTGACAATGCCGGCGACGTGCTCCGGCGCCGGAGGGAGCTGGAGCACGCTGCAGGCCTTGCAACCGGATCCCTCAGGTTCATGGAGCAGGTTCACGGCACGGCGGTGGAAGTGATGGAGTCCGGGACGCCCGCACCTACCGCGGACGCCATGGTGTCACGGGGACTTCCCCTTGCCGTTATGGTGGCCGACTGCATCCCCGTGGTCCTGGTGGGGGAGGGCCCTGAAGGTCCTGTTTTAGCGGCCGTCCATGCGGGCCGTCCGGGGATCGCCAACGGCATCCTGCCCGCAGCCGTCCGGCGGATGCAGGCGGAAGGCGCCACGGCCATCCGCGCCTGGCTGGGGCCCTCAATCTGCGGAAGCTGCTATGAGGTACCGGCCGAACTGCGCGCCCAAGTGGCCCGGCAGGTTCCGTCAACGTCCGCCACGACATCGTGGGGAACCCCTGCACTCGATCTTCCGGCCGGGGCACGTACCCAGCTGGAGCGGGCCGGCGTCGTCATCGAGTATGCGGGTCCGTGCACGCTGGAAAATGACTCGCTGTATTCGTACCGTCGCTCCAGCACCACCGGGCGCTTCGCGGGACTCGTGTGGTCCCATGACTGA